A genomic segment from Streptosporangium roseum DSM 43021 encodes:
- a CDS encoding threonine ammonia-lyase: protein MSLVTVADVIAASARIAPFVRRTPLLHLPGERLWVKPENRQPTGSFKVRGAVNAVGRLAERGVQHVIAQSSGNHAQAIAYAAGKHGLRVTVVLPDTAPELKVAAARRLGAEVVIVPPALREVTCLALADRLAATVVRSDDLDVIAGHGSAGTEIGRDLSRAGTILVPVCNGGLLAGVAVAARAVDPAIRVIGVEPELAADGVASFRSGRRTAWPVQQTYRTRADGLRAPVLGALAWEHIHRYVDDMVTVSEDGIGAAADLLWQELGERAEPSGAVTTAAYLAHRDTLPAGPVVAILSGGNVAVHPDADDTRGRSLIRGL from the coding sequence ATGAGCCTGGTGACGGTGGCCGACGTGATCGCCGCCTCGGCCCGCATCGCGCCGTTCGTACGGCGCACCCCGCTGCTGCACCTGCCCGGCGAACGGCTCTGGGTCAAACCCGAGAACCGGCAGCCCACCGGCTCCTTCAAGGTGCGGGGCGCGGTCAACGCCGTGGGACGGCTGGCCGAGCGGGGCGTCCAGCACGTCATCGCCCAGTCCTCCGGCAACCACGCCCAGGCCATCGCGTACGCCGCGGGAAAGCACGGCCTGCGGGTGACCGTGGTCCTGCCCGACACCGCGCCGGAGCTGAAGGTGGCGGCCGCCCGCAGGCTCGGCGCCGAGGTGGTGATCGTGCCACCGGCCCTGCGGGAGGTCACCTGCCTGGCCCTGGCCGACCGGCTCGCGGCCACGGTGGTCCGCTCCGACGATCTCGACGTCATCGCCGGGCACGGCAGCGCCGGGACCGAGATCGGCAGGGACCTGTCCCGCGCGGGCACGATCCTGGTGCCGGTCTGCAACGGCGGCCTGCTGGCCGGGGTCGCGGTCGCGGCCAGGGCCGTCGACCCGGCGATCAGGGTGATCGGCGTCGAGCCCGAGCTGGCCGCCGACGGCGTGGCCAGCTTCCGCTCCGGCCGGCGCACCGCGTGGCCGGTGCAGCAGACCTACCGCACCCGGGCCGACGGCCTGCGCGCCCCGGTCCTGGGCGCCCTGGCCTGGGAGCACATCCACCGGTACGTGGACGACATGGTGACCGTGAGCGAGGACGGCATCGGGGCCGCCGCCGACCTCCTCTGGCAGGAGCTGGGGGAACGCGCCGAGCCCAGCGGCGCGGTGACCACCGCGGCCTACCTCGCCCACCGGGACACGCTGCCGGCCGGGCCGGTGGTGGCGATCCTCTCCGGCGGCAACGTGGCGGTCCATCCCGATGCCGACGACACGAGGGGGCGCTCACTCATCCGGGGCCTGTGA